Genomic window (Helianthus annuus cultivar XRQ/B chromosome 3, HanXRQr2.0-SUNRISE, whole genome shotgun sequence):
ATTCGCATTAGTTCACAACCTCACACCTTCTAATCTTCTTTCCATTTCATAACTATCTTCCAACACTCCTCCTGTTTCAGCACCTCTTCATCCATCATTTTCCCTGGTATTTTTCATCCGTTAACCTGTTAATCAAATACGTCTTTGTTGTCAATCCATGAGCAGTTTCGAATAATTTTTTCCTGCATACATTACATATATTACATCAATTAtttcatgtatgcacatgtgaaATAAACATATTACATACAATATGTacaatgtttatgttttaagGTAATAATGCATGTGTGCATATGCCGTAATACATTCATATTAACTTAATCTGAcaaaatatgcatatgtgcataactatgcacatgtgcattaacatgactgacCTTATCAACAGGTTTATTTCAATAACAAAACTTAACCCTTACCAATCAAATTTCGTaataccaccaatcatatttaacaTTAATTAGCAACAAAACCATTATgacaaactatgcacatgtgcataagtttttttttaaatgtaaatgtTATTCACAGAAGCCAACCTCCAAAACAGAGGCGGCCGAACAAACCACTACATCAAAACGAAAAAAACTCAACACAAGAACCTAAAGACCAGAAACTAGCAGCTACCTTATATCGAAACTACACCATTTTTCCCAACTTACGGACCTATTTTTGGACCGATTCTTATACCATAAAAAACCGATGGGCTTAATATTACGGACAATCTCTTCGGGTTTAACTTGAGTTTCCAAGAACCTTTTATTGTTCCTGGCCAACCATATACACCAACTTGTCACGAACATAATGCCATGTAAAGCTTCTTTCACTTCTCTATCCAGACTGCAAAACTCAGAGCCAATTACGATATCTTTAGCCAAAAACAGAATAAAAGGACTCACCTTGCACCACTGACTGATGTGATACCAGACAGTCGACGCTACCCTACACGAATAAAGAATGTGTTCAGCTGTTTCATCGCCATCTTCATACAGACAACATTTCACGTATCCGCCCCAACAGTTTTGATCCCGAAGTGCAGTCAGCGTGGGAATACGATCTAAAACCGCCCTCCAAACAAAAATATTGCATTTTTTGGGACCCATTTCGACCATTTCACAACGTGCCTGCTGCTGAAATCGGAGCCGCTATACAGGAAGTTTTTGACAGTCTTGACCGAAAAATCAGAGTCATTACCTCCCAACCATCTTTTACCATTGGATAAAGTGACATCATCAAGGAGCTCGATCAACTCGTGCCCATTCCAGTAATTCTTTGGCCGAGTTTGGGCTTCTCGACCAATTCCAAACCCACATAAAGCTTCTATTATCCTGATTGTATCGGTCCGGCACCAGGCATCGTTTATCTTGTTCCATTCTAAATATATATGGGAAACGGGTTTTGTCCATAATTGATAATTGACCTTATTAACCTATTCTatcaaattatgcacatgtgcataattatacGCATTTTCATCAATATGACTGACCTTGTTAAACTAATATGGcaaaatatgcatatgtgcataactatgcacatgtgcattaacatgactgacCTTATCTACAGGTTTGCTTcaataaaaaaaaccctaacccttgACAAATTGAATTTCGTATTACCATCAATCATATTTAACGTTAATCAGTAACAAAACTACAtacaaaaaacacataaatacCACATTACAGATCGTGCTATCACAACAATCGCCCCTAATCCCTCAAAAATTATATACATCACACCATTTTCACTAATGCATATATGAAACTAAAATTTAAGCCTCATATTCACATATAAAAGATCTGAATCGACCATTAAGCGTCattttaacatataaacatgcaAAACAGAGTGTATAAACTTACAAATTCACAGAATGGTGTAATGACACTGGATATTCTGACAACAAGCGAGTTCATTGGACGTTTGTTCTTCAAATTCTCCCTAATTATGCCACAATCTTCAATGATTTTATTCTTATTGCCCTAGTTTCGCATATATGATCGATGATTCTTTTATTTTTGCCCTAATTTCGAACATACTACGAATAAAGGATGAATGGTAAGATCGAGATGACAGATGATGAATTTTGGAGAATCTGGAATGACGGAAGTGAACTGAGATGACGAATTTTGAAGTCCAGGAGTGTCAGACGTGGGTGTTTATGAGGAGGATGTCAGGTGTTTAGGAGGAGATGTTTAGGAGGAGACGCTTAATCTCAATTTTATTATGTATTTACAGTATTGcccctgttcacattggttctcgcggttctcgcaataaaggtggttctcgcatgaaccctaccctatatatatatatatatatatatatatatatatatatatagtggagggttcaaatgagaagaatttttttgtaagaagaaaaaagaagaagtttcaaccaataagaatgcttcatttacttcatttaatatttgcatttaattttaatataagggtatattggtaaacttacaaaaatcattaatttgtactcttcccctttaataactaactaaattaaatttgtaactccttttcaaaatatatactttttccaaattaaaaaaaaacaacttaatttaaagtgtagaataaattactagttgtgtaggataaattacgagttgtgtatgatatatttcgaggtgtgtaggataaatttcgactgtgtaggataaaattctgtaatgtgtagggtatatgtaggaaaattttaaTATGTGTAggtttgtagattatatgtaggataattaatgattagttgactaattaattaaagatttaaaaattaatgatatgagttataaatgaaatagtattttactaatatgccctttcttctttttcttctcagattaaatttcttctcaaatgaacattcccctatatatatatgtatatatataggggaccgctaaaatgaaaaccacctccagttgtaagaaccatgggaaCTTTTTGATTCGGGGCGAGTTGAACcaaaaatttttttcataaacgtagatgcgtgtgtTATAaacacatttataaaaaaaattcaaaaaaaatgtcgtgagtgtagttttgagcaccacaagtttgtttttacgggtaccgtaaattttatttaacaaattttggtccaactcaccccgtacggtgtagttctcatggttatTACAACTGGAGTTGGttttgtaggatcgatttcgacctaaacgagtcgttcggaagagttcaaatccgtttcagaggcggaaacaaggaaacggacgtgtacacagcttgtatcacactttaatcctcttgtatattgattttacaatgtttacGTTTACAAGGAACACCGGCCCAAcaggttttcattttagcggccctatatatatatatatatatatatatatatatatatatatatatatatatatgtaaagagtatggtacaaatTACCTTATTGTACATTACATACGCGACCATAATAGccgtacacgtgtcctgattGGTTTTTTCATATATAAGGTTAAATGAGGCAATTAATTCAATCATCTGAGGGTAAATTCGTCTCTTCATTCAATCAGCGAGCGAGAAGTTTGTTACACTAATATCCCGGTAATTATCATTCGAATCAATTTCAAATTTTTCATAATTCTCAATTTGCAGTTTTCATTCGTCTAtgttagggtttcattcaattGTTTTTTTTCGATGGATCCACAGAGCAGTACTGGACGAGCAAATGTTGATGTTGAAGAAAGTCGACCTATCAgtgatcatgctcaattatctgcATATCAGAGAGTTTCTATTGAAGATGTTTTAAATCCGCTATCTGCAAATCCAAATCCAATTGCAAGTTCAAGTTCTCTAAACGATTGTTTTaatggtaattatgttaattcagaTATCTAAATTGTTCGTATACATGTTTTTTGTTTAATCGCATCTCTGATTTTACATTGTTGTAACTGTTTTTGAAGTTTGAATGTTGAGTATATTTTTGACATGAAAGCAACATGTAGAAATTCGCATGTTATGAGTCTTTCAATTCGCGTATGATATTTATTTTCCTTAAGTATTTCGCATGTTATGGTATAATAAATCGCATAGATAAAACAGATTAATCAAAATCATCAATTTCGCATGTTTTCTTCATAGATTTCGCATGTGTTGGTGTTCTTTTAAAGGAAATTATGCTGTTATTAATATATCGCATGTAAATACTCCGACAATTCGCatgttttttgattttctgaTTTGATTTTATTTAGATGAAAGGGTTTACACTCCGGAGGTTCAAGCATCAGCTACACCTGTGGTTGGAATGCAATTTATctctattgaacaagcatatgcgttttaccaaccatatgctaagttagctggtttttctattCGGAAAGGTGGTGAAGTGCACAAtggtggtataatcaaaactaagtattttgtttgttctaaagagggacataagccaCTGTGTTTTGACGATCGTTATTCGAAGTCAAAAAAGCAATTCAAAACAAGGAACAGGGGGACTATTAGAACGGgatgcaaagctcaacttatgatttgcacTGTTGATGGTAGATTATATATAGTAAAGAGATTTGTTGATGGGCATAATCATAAGTTTGTTTGTCAAGATGATATTCACATGCTGCCAGCTTATAGACAATTGTCAGATGTCCAGGAGGAGATGGTATGAGAACTaggcactttaaaccttggtcctgtcaaagctttccatataatgaggaaacattatggtggtttcgagaacgttggtgccacggttgatgattgcaaaaattttaggaAGCGAATTAACAGCTATATAGGAGAATATGATGCTGATATGGTGATTAATAGGATGCCTGATAAAAAAAAAGTATTTAGCGGATTATTCGTTTGAATATTCTGTTGATGATGACAAACGTTTAACTGGTTTGTTCCAGGCTGATGGTTTATGCAAGCTTAACTATATGGAATTTGGGGATGTGATATCCTTCGAtgcaactttcaagacaaacaggtTAGTGTTTGAAgacaaacatgtttttttttctattttcgCATGTTATATGTCTTCATGAGCTTGTTATATCGCATGTGTAATAGTGGTGTtgactatatctcatgttatacTTTTTGTTTTTGCATGTTCTTTTTTGTAATTCGCATGTTTTCAACGTGTTTTCGCATGTGTTGttcaggtacaagatggtgtttgtCCCGTTCACTGGCATTGACAAACATTGTCGAAATGTAACACTTGGAGTTGGGTTGTTGGCATCGGAGAGCattgaatcatataaatggcTCCTGAATTCATTTTTAAAGTCATTTGGTCAGCAACCAAAGGTTGTAGTGACTGATCAAGACCCTGctatgaaacaggctattgaggaggttttcCCTATTAGCAGACACAGATTatgcatgtggcacataatgaaaaagtggcagataaggtatAGCATGCTATATTGTCTTCTGTTAgcgttatttttttatattatatatttttgttataggttgatataaaaagcatttattgttaaaggttggacacgagttgtgcaataacaatgagtttaaaaggaggatgtgcgacATTGTATGGACTGATTCCATTGAGCCCGAAGAATTTGAGAGACAGGGGAAGTTGGTGATGATTGAGTTCGGTCTCATAGAAAACAAATGGATCGATGATATGTTTGTGatgagatccatgtggattccgGATTTTTACCGACACGAGCCAATGTCGGGACTTATGAGAACAACCTCAAGatcagagagtgagaaccattttttCTGCCAGGTGGCTAATTCACAACTCACTCtcgtagagtttatgaatcattttgatggTGCAATGGATGTCCAACGTTTTAATCATAGAAAGAAcgatcatatttcaagatatgCCGAGCCTGCTGATTGGAGCGAAACTACtttggaaaaagatgctgctaagaGATTTGCCAGATCTATATTCTTTGATCAGCAAATAGAGATCTATGGTACAATTTCTGAATGTCTGCCCATGGAGACTAAAATAGAGGGTCCACATATCAAGATAATGTTGAAGGACTTTAAAGCCCATGGAGATGGTTTATTGGAGGTATTATagcatatttatttcaaacatgcGATTTGTTGATAACATACATGcgaatttcttttttttttttttcagatcaTCATCTTGCAATATGCGATTTTGGTTTTTATCATGCGatttttaaaatttattcatttgcATGATTTTTTAggcatgcgaaattgttatgttatacatgcgattttaattgttattatatatatatatatatatttggtttcTCCAaggtgtggttcaagaatcttgaagatgatgtaactgcacagtgtagctgtttgcgttttgagcagtatgggctgctatgcaaacacatttattttcttttcaagatgtttggtgttaaagaaataccaaacaaatatgttatgaAGAGATGGACGAAGTACAATCTAAATGTGGGTGGCAAGGATGTGCAACACAAGGCTAAACggattgctcgtgaaatcatccacacaggggagtatttggttagtaatttgatttccgaccttgatcaacttgttttagtgagggatcaaatgatgcagcttaaagagagagttgatcagagtcgaataaccaagcaacttgatccaaaatttgaccgattttcaaagttgattggttatcaacaaccagtaactaatgcTCCTCCTACTGTCCGTGTGCcggctggtataagaaacaaaggtcgcggctcgcataaaaggattaaatctaagaaggaacaaatgatcagccACAAGGggaaaaggtcaaggacatgtagCGTATGTAATGAAAAAGGTCATGACATTCAGACTTGCGAGGAGCTGAAAGCCAAACAACAAGGTAAACagcaaaaaaagaagaagaagggCGTCCAGATCGAAAATGTTGCCAGAGACAAAGACAATGAGGTCGAAgacgatgaagaggaagatgagtttgaagattacagtagtgatgatggatctgaagaagaagatcagtgggaGGAGGTTTCggaagatgatgaggatgagtAGTTTTTTCTAAATGGACATGCGAATTTATACGAAACACATGTGATTTTCATATTCATCTGTTTATATCAGTTGTCATGCGATTATAGTTttaaacatgcgattttataatCTTCTGTTTATAATCATTTTTACATACGATTTCACTATTATTACATGCGATTTGTCAGTTATCTTGTTTTTGTTATGTGACAATGATGGCTATATCATTCATGCGATTTAATATTCAGAGCAAACATAATATGTGTTCAAAACATGTACCCaaaatataataatagttattgtCTAACACAGCCATAACCACAAAACGATTAAAAAGAGATTTTAGTTACTTGAAGCAAATATTTTGTCACGTTCAGAagagctgaactccatcttctccttcacagtgttcagagcatctgtcaggaaagagaaggctaagtcatcagctcgAGATTGCTCTTTTATGTGATCCAAAGCTCTGTCTCTGAAGCTTGATGGTGGTTCTTGAAGTAGCTTTTCCCATACTGCTTGTTTTTTCTTGATTTGTTCAAGAATTTTGCCTTGCACATCAAGAACCAGATAAGAAGAGGTGACATCAGTGCTTATTTCTGTCAACGTGCGAGTTGACAATAGCTCTTTGATTGCAATGTTTTTTATTTTGTCTAAATCTTCAGATGCCATTTTTGTTGGTctgtgtttttgtgtgtgtttttttttttttttggtcttctatgtcttaatatggaaggtagttatatctaggttttttatattaatatagtaaatttattatataggtagggtggtaagttcagtagtatttattgtaaaaatgatcattacatgtcaaattatagtcacatcggtaataaattaagttttttttttatataaaatactactatttttagtttttaagatttgtaatttgttttttttagattttaaagTTTTTTTGTACTGTTTTTATTCAAAATCGCATTTGAATGGGAAACAAATTCGCAAACTTTAATAAACctaaatataattatcttttttTCTGATATCGCATGTGTACAAGCTGAAATCGCACACTATATGAAATTTCAAATAATACTTAACATTTTACTGAAATCGCATGTGCACACTATATGAAATTTCAAAGAATACTTAACTTTTTACTGAAATCGCATGTGCATTGTTATGAATTCGCACACTATATGAAATTTCTAAGAATTCTTTTTTCATTGAAATCGCATTTGCATTGTCCATGAATTAGCACATGATATCACAACCTGCATCATCTTCTTTGATAGTTAGTCCATCGATTTGTTTCAGTTCAGAATTTCTAAATTCATCAGAAGTTTATTTTCACAGAAGGATTTGGTGAATAGGAATCGATCgatttttttattaattgttATAATTTCGATTTCGGTTTTGATTTTAGAATCTTACGTTATGATTTTTGAGGTTTTGTTTGTTGATTATCAGGGGTTTTGATCTCGCAtttgacgattttaaccttggcggtttctttttattaattttaatttgatAAATTTAATAGTAAAACACGCTGTTTAAATGAGATGATCCGACGGTTGTGGATGaggcgtacataatgtacgattaggttatttgtatgataaccggcctctctctctctctctatatatatatatatatatatatatatataggattaggttcaagagtgaacactagtgtagcttgcgaactgagtgaattaatcctggccatacatgtgtatagatcaatggccaggatttgatgttgaaatacactagtgtattttacgatttaatgatgagatcctggccatacacatgtgtagatcaatggccaggatttgttcactcagttcgcaaatacactagtgttcactctagaaccccaccatatatatatatatatatatatatatagggggctgctagaatgagaaccacctcgagttgtaagaaccgcgagaactacaccccacggagcgccgttcgccatgattttttttttacaagtagatgtgtatattataaacacagccgtaaaaaatcatggcgaacggcgctccgtggggtgtagttttttacaccacaactttggtgtttttaattttttttctttttttttcaccaaacttgtggtgtaaaaaactacaccccacggagcgccgttcgccatgattttttacggctgtgtttataatatacacatctacttgtaaaaaaaaatcatggcgaacggcgctccgtggggtgtagttctcgcggttcttacaactcgaggtggttttcattctagcggctccctatatatatatatatatatagtatgatattaaaattaccgatatcccaccccaataaccgatatctcaaatatcagtCCTTAACCGATATctgatattttaccgcattaactgcttagcttggttgttttatcaaaaactaAGTACTCTAGAAATATAAGAGCAAATACACAAGAATCTTCCACGCCTTTGACAAATTAAATCTCTAGTTAGAGAGGCTTTGGTATTATGTACATATATTTCCCAATATCTTATTGTATGTATAAAATTGGTGAACAAAGTCGGATAACATTGTATGATCAAATGTATCTCTTTATATTAAACACCTTTTATTGTGGTTATATAAGACATGCTTAATGTATCTCTTTATATTAAACATCTTTTATTGTGGTTATATAAGACATGCTCAAAATAATGAGGGTGCAAACTAAATAAAACCAATACTTTAGTATAGGAGATAAGTAGCTACAATGAAATCCATATTATACAATTGTTGTTTTATATAAAACCTTAGTAAAACAATATACCCACTATATATATTAACGTCTCACCATACAAGGTAATATTTTAAGATGTAGTTGATAAATTAATTAAACAATGTTGTGTGACATATCTCTCCTTAGACTAATAGGTGGTCAAAACAAACGGGTAGAATCACGTACGGCGTCACAGTCCGTGTATATTTATTTTTACGATGGTAACAAATTCATCAATTAATAGGTTTTGAGGTCATTTTCAAACTTTCAGTTGAACCTTAATATATTTTTTTGGTAATAcaacggaacagtatcaaacctGCAAATATGTTAGCAAAACCCATGACTATCTATGTTTGAACCGAAAACAAACCTGCCGGAAAAAAGAACTGGCAAACGAGCGCACCATGTGCGCCGCCGCCTTTGGTGGTTTGTAAAGCAGAATCTACAAACAAGCCTACAAGGGGAGTCGGTCGTCAGGTGACCACCGGAGGACGCCGAAATTCTGCCgttcttagagagagagaaagatgaccgttcttagagagagagaaaaaaggGATTTTAGGTGAGATGTGGGCTCAtctatgtttgtttatttttttatatcgagtggtaatttagtaattttacATGAATTTAATTGAGAAATCTAAGTAATAAGAATCATCCGAGTGTGAAAATTGCAACCACTGAAACCAACTCTGTAAGGCCCAAGGGGGCGGTTCCGTTATTTTTATCATGGAAAATGTATAACGCGTGGAACAATCAAATTCCCACCCCCACCTCTTGCTATAACGCGTTATAGCATCACGGGAATCGATTTTCGTTATTTTCTTCACGCGTTATTCTTTTGTTTTGTGAGGGtagttgttggttggggggaaattgttgggtgtggtggcgAGTGATGATCACCCCCACTAAAACAGGTTGCgtgtgatggaaaaatggttgatgacatggcgaaacttaattggtgcttgtgagtgatagaattctatcactagtgaccacctcCCTCCCCTAATTATTGAAGCACTAAGACCAAAACCATAGATACCAACTACACATTTAACCCTTTCCCATTATAATGAAGGTATTTCAAGCTACCAAAGTGAAAATGTTATATTATGCCGACCAAGCTTTTTCAAAGCCTAAAATAAACCTGCCT
Coding sequences:
- the LOC110932277 gene encoding protein FAR1-RELATED SEQUENCE 5-like is translated as MDPQSSTGRANVDVEESRPISDHAQLSAYQRVSIEDVLNPLSANPNPIASSSSLNDCFNDDIHMLPAYRQLSDVQEEMADGLCKLNYMEFGDVISFDATFKTNRYKMVFVPFTGIDKHCRNVTLGVGLLASESIESYKWLLNSFLKSFGQQPKVVVTDQDPAMKQAIEEVFPISRHRLCMWHIMKKWQIRRMCDIVWTDSIEPEEFERQGKLVMIEFGLIENKWIDDMFVMRSMWIPDFYRHEPMSGLMRTTSRSESENHFFCQVANSQLTLVEFMNHFDGAMDVQRFNHRKNDHISRYAEPADWSETTLEKDAAKRFARSIFFDQQIEIYGTISECLPMETKIEGPHIKIMLKDFKAHGDGLLEVL